The Mesoterricola silvestris sequence GTTGCGCCGTCCCATGACGGCCTGGTAGGACATGTCCTTCATGGCCGCCCCCCGATGTGCAGGAGCTCCGGCACGGTCGCGCCGAAGCTGTGGGTGTAGCTGGGATTGACGACCTTCAGGACCCCCCTGTGGGCGTGCCCGATGAGGCTCGTCACCGTGACTTCGGCCCCCATCTCCCCGTCCTCCTGGAGGAATCCGGAGATCCGGAGCACATAGGGACAGCTCCGCGTCTCTTCCGGCAGATTGGGCGCCCTGTCCTCGGGCCGCAGCAGCACCCGCTCGATCTCGACCCAGGTCCCCTTGGGAATGACATTCATCCTGTGCTCCCTTCTCATTTCTTTTCTCAGCGCCTCTGCGAGCCCTCTGCGCCTCCGCGTTTGATTTTTTCCTTGGTAATGCCCCGATGATCGGGCAATGGACCGCCAGCGCGGACACGTCATGAAAAGAATCAAACGCAGAGGCGCTGAGGGCTCGCAGAGGGTCGCTGGGAAAAGCTACTGATGGATCTGCTCCCTCATGTCGCCCATGATGGCCCTTGGCACCGGCAGGTCGATCATGGTGAACAGGCCCGGCCTGGCGTTGATCACCTGCGGGATCATATTGATGCACATGGCGATGGTGCCGATGCCGCCGGGAACCTCGGGCTTGTTGGAGAGGTTCACGTTGGGCGTGCCCTTGATCACCACGTAGTCGCCGGTGTCGGTGCCTTCCAGTTCAGGTTCGATCTGCTGGGGGTGCACCATCTCCACCGCCAGCTTGCCGCCCACGGTGCCGAAGCCCAGCATGGTGCAGCCCGCGACGTTCCCGGGCTTCACTTCCGCGTACTTCGTCTTCCGCAGCACATTGGAGACGATGGGGGCCATGGACTGCTCCACGGGCTTGTCCAGCTTCCAGCCGATGGCGTCGCAGATCATGTTCACGGATTCGTTGAACCCCACGTGCCCCGCCAGGTGCCCGGAGGCGGACTGGGCCTTGAATTCCTCGGGCGTGAGGCCCACGCCCTGCTCCTCCATGACCGCGGGGCCGAAGGGGGACAGGCTGTTGACCCGCTCCGCCTTGATGTAGTCCACGTCGGTGCAGGCGCCGGTCATGAGGATCACCAGCAGGTCCATCATGAGCCCCGGGTTGATGCCGGTGCCCAGGATGCTCACGCCGTTGGCCTTGGCCAGGCGGTCCAGCTCCTCGGCCAGGGCGGGCTCCTTGGCCTTGGGATAGGCCATCTCCT is a genomic window containing:
- the ortA gene encoding 2-amino-4-oxopentanoate thiolase subunit OrtA, producing MRREHRMNVIPKGTWVEIERVLLRPEDRAPNLPEETRSCPYVLRISGFLQEDGEMGAEVTVTSLIGHAHRGVLKVVNPSYTHSFGATVPELLHIGGRP
- the ord gene encoding 2,4-diaminopentanoate dehydrogenase; translation: MRQENVRVSIWGFGAMGGGIAEVLLRKKGVDIVGVCDIHPDRVGKSIFEVLGVPRGARRDVVISGDIDQVVTRGSADVVILATDSFTRKAFDKIKLIVERGINVISTAEEMAYPKAKEPALAEELDRLAKANGVSILGTGINPGLMMDLLVILMTGACTDVDYIKAERVNSLSPFGPAVMEEQGVGLTPEEFKAQSASGHLAGHVGFNESVNMICDAIGWKLDKPVEQSMAPIVSNVLRKTKYAEVKPGNVAGCTMLGFGTVGGKLAVEMVHPQQIEPELEGTDTGDYVVIKGTPNVNLSNKPEVPGGIGTIAMCINMIPQVINARPGLFTMIDLPVPRAIMGDMREQIHQ